The sequence below is a genomic window from Pirellulales bacterium.
GTATTAGCATCTCATGAGCTCGTCCACGCCGAAGAATCGCCGCGATTGGGGCTTCATGGTGCGCAGCTTGCGCCATCGCAACTTTGCGTTGTTCTTCAGCGGGCAGCTCATCTCGCTCATCGGGACGTGGTTGAGCCTGGTGGCTACGAGCTGGCTCGTTTATCGGATGACGCGAGAAAGCCAGCCCGAGCACGCGGCGATGATGCTGGGAGTGGTGAATTTCGCCGCCCAGATTCCAATCTTTCTGCTGGCCCCGCTGGCCGGCGTGTGGCTCGACCGCTGGAACCGGCATCACGTGCTGCTGGCGACGCAAGTATTGTCGATGCTGCAATCGTTCGCGCTGGCGTTCTTGGTGCTGACCGATCGGACCACGCTGGGGCAGATCATCGCGCTCAACATTTTCCAAGGGATCGTCAATGCCCTGGATATCCCCACGCGGCAGGCGTTCCTGGTGCAGATGATCGACGAGCCCGAGGATTTGAGCAACGCTATCGCGCTCAACTCGTCGATGGTGCAGGCGGCGCGGTTGGTCGGCCCGGCTGTCGCAGGCTTCTTGATTTATGCGTTCGGCGAGGGGCTATGCTTTTTGATTGACGGTTTCAGCTTTCTGACCGTGCTGGCGGCGCTGTGGATGATGCGGATCGCCCCCCGACCGACCGTCCAAAAGCATATGCCAGTCACGGCCGCGCTGTGGCAGGGATTAGTTTACGCCTTCGGCTTTGCGCCGATCCGGGCACTGCTGGCGATGGTGGCCGTGGTGAGCTTGATGGCGATGTCACAATCGGTGCTGATGCCGATCTACGCTAATCAGATCATGGGCGGAGGCGAGCGCACGCTGGGAGTCCTGCTCGGCAGCGCCGGCTTGGGAGCTCTGGCGGGCGCGATTTATCTGGCGTCGCGACGCAGCGTATTGGGACTAGGGCGCGTCATCGTTTACGGATCGGTCGGGCTGGGCCTGGCCATGTTGACGCTGGCCTCGTCACGGCACATCGCCATCTCGATCGTTGCGTTGCTGGTCGCGGGAGCGTCTTTGCTGGTGCAAGCGGCTTCGAGCAACACGCTGTTGCAGACGATCGTCGACGAAGACAAGCGCGGCCGTGTGATGAGCCTGTTCGCCATGGCGTTCATGGGCATGGCCCCCTTCGGCAGCTTGCTGGCTGGAAGCGTGGCAACCGAAATCGGCATCCGCTGGACGCTGGCGATGGCCGGCGTAGTCTGCATCCTGGCGGGATTGGCGTTCGCCCTGCATCTGCGCGCGATTCGCCCCCTGATCCGGCCCATCTATATCGCCAAAGGAATCTTACCGGCCGTCGCCGCCGACCCCCAATTGCCAACCGATATCCTGGCCGACGAACTGGCAGCGCTCGGCGAAGTAGGCACGGTGAGCGGGAAACAGTCCAAACAGCGAGGGACCTAGAGCGCTTCACCAAAGCCGCTGCCCGGTGTCGTCAATCAATAAAGAAATCGGGCTGCAATTCCTGGCCGGGCTCGGTTGCGTATTGATCGAAATCGGTGACGCCGCGTTCGCGGAGCAGATCTTCGTCGATGAAGAAATTGCCCGTACACTTCCGGCTGTCGCTGGACAGAATCGCATACGCCGCATCCGCCATGATCTCTGGCTTGCGACAATGCGGGCGGGCGTGCGGCGCGAGCAGATTCTCGACCGCGGCGGTCCAGATCACGGTGCGTGGCCAAAGGGCGTTGGCCGCAATTCCCTGCTCGGCCAATTCCGCAGACATGCCCAGCACGCACATGCTCATGCCGAACTTGCTCATGGTGTAGGCAACATGCCCGGCGAACCATTTGGCTTCCATGTTCAAGGGGGGCGCCAAGTTCAAGATGTGCGCGTTGTCGCTCTTGGCCAGATACGGAATACACTTCTGCGAGCAGAGAAAGGTGCCGCGGATGTTGACCTGATGCATCAGGTCGTACCGCTTCATCGGCGTGGCGGTCGTAGGAGTGAGTGAGATGGCACTAGCATTATTGACGAGCATGTCGATGCCGCCGAATTTCTTGACCGCCTGTTCGACGGCCTCGGCGACCTGCTCTTCCTGCCGGACGTCGACCTGCAGGGCCAGGGCCTGGCCGCCGGCCTCTTCGATTTCCTTGGCGGCCGTGAAGATGGTGCCAGCCAGTTTCGGATGCGGCTCAACCGTCTTGGCCGCGATCACGATGTTCGCGCCGTCGCGCGCGGCACGCAAGGCGATGGCCTTGCCGATGCCACGGCTGGCACCCGTGATGAACATGGTCTTACCGCGCAGACTGGGCATGGGATGCTCCGCAATTCGAAATCGAGAAGAAGGAAAAATCGAGACGGGTCGGACGAGCGATCAAACCTCGGCGCTATCAATCTCCAGCGCCTTCAGTTCCCAGCATTGTCCGGGTTCCAAATCGTGGCCGCAATATAGCGGTCTGTTTTCGGCTGGTCGTGATAATAGTAAATCGTCACCACGCGGCCGTCCGGACGTTGCACGCTGCGCGGGTAGCCCACGTCGCGGCCACCGCCATCGTCGCGCAGGATAATCTCCTTACCCCAAGTGCGACCGCCGTCCTTGCTCAGCACGGCTCGCATGCCGTAAGGGGGCCGGCGGTAACCGTACGTCAGGCACACCCGCCCGTCCTGCAGGCGAAGCATGGCGCCGGGGTTGCCCTCGCCGGTGTCGGGAGCAGCGATGCCGGCAGACTGCCAACTGCCGCCGTCATCCAGCGAACGATACAGGTCGATCCATTTCTTGGGCCCCTCGTGATGACGCAGCGCTGTAAGTAGCTCGGCCGGACCGAGACGAATCGTCGAAGGCATGATCGAAAAGCCGGTCGGCTCTGGCCCAATCCACGAAATGAAACGCCACGTCTTACCGCCATCCTTGGTGCGGGCACACAGCACGCGCCCTTCTTCACGATCCGCTTTTGCCGCCGTCAGGAACAGCAGGCAATCGTCTTTGCTGTTGACGATGTAGTCCGTGCGGGCCGCGATGTTGATTTCTGGATGGTCAACGAGCGCCAAGCGGAAAGGCCCCTGCCAGGTATGGCCTCGATCGGTCGAATAGTGAAAACGCGAAGGACCGACATCGGCGTCGGTCATGCGCAGCGTCATGGCAAAATCAGGATGCGTGAAGTCGATGCCACCGGGACAATCCTGCCACGGCTTTTCGACCAGGCCTGGCGGCGTCACGCCATGCAGCGCCTTGCCGACCGGGATCAGCACCCCCTGCTTGGCCGGATTCTCGATCTTCCAAGTGCGACCGCCATCGGTGCTGCGGGCGAGCAGGTGTTCCTCGGCCCGGTCATGGTCGATATTGTGCCGCTCGAATCCCAGGTCCTTGTAATAGCCGGCGCCGAAGCCGACCAGGATTTCGTCTCCCCACGACCAGATGCCATGATTGGCCGGCCAGCCGCCAAAGCGCCCCGGCACGCGGTAGACATCGAAGTTCTCGACTTCAATCGCCACCGACCGCTGCGATGATATCGCGACGAAGGCAAGCATTGCGAAAGGCAAAACCAAAAAACTACGACGCTTCATGATGTTCATCTCGATCGTGAGGCCCAGAGGCCAGTTCGTGAGGCGGTTTACCATTGAACGCGATAGTTTAAGCGAAGCCGCAATGAGTTGCGACGTATCCCGTACCGGACATGCTTATTCCGCCCCGAACGGACGGAAAAAGCATGGCACCAGAGAATTCCGCGGGACAAACACCCTTATCGCAGGTACTTTTCCAGGTGCTTGACGAGTTCGGCGCCCTCGGCCGGCTGGCTGCGAAACCCGACATACCGATCGGGCCGGATGAGATACAGCGTGTCACGATGCACTCCGTACTGCTGCCGCAGTTCGCCGGCGCATAAATAACCAGCGCCCTCGACCGCGCTCGGGCTGACGCGCGCCATGTCGCGCGGAGCGATGATATACGACCGTATTACAGAACCGAAGCGGGCCGTGACCTGCTGCTTGATCTGTCGCAAACCATCGAGTTCTCGGACAGCATCGCCTGAAACCAATAGCAGCACATGCTCGGTAGAGCGGAAAAGATCAAAGAGACGCGTGCCTTGACCGGTCGCGCGGTCGATCAATTCTGCGTCGGGCGCTCGATCACCTGCCTTCACTCCCCCACCAGAGTGAAACCAGTGAATCGCGTGGATCGTCGAATGTTCGCCGGTAATTGGTCCGCGCCGGTAATTGATCGAAAACTCAGACAGCGTGTTGCTGATCTCGCTCTGCACGAACTGCAACGAACCAAAGAGCCGATAAAGACTGTCGCGAACTGCCTGAGCCATCGGACTGCGCAGTGTGCCGGCCTTGGTCATGATCGTGGCGTTTTTCAACACACGACGTCCGACTTTGGTCCGTTCCTGCGAATAGCTATCCAGCAGCAAGTCCTTCCCCTGGCCATGCTGAACCAGGGCCAACTTCCAAGCCAGGTTATAGGCATCCTGCATGCCGGTGTTCATCCCCTGGCCACCGGCAGGACTATGAATGTGCGCAGCGTCTCCGGCTAGAAACACGCGACCGTGACGATATGCTTCGACCATCCGCTCGTTGATGCGAAAGCCGGCCAACCAAACAGGATCCGAAACTGTAAGGCCGCCCGGACCTCGCTCGTTGACGGTCTGCTGCACTTCTTCGAGCGTCGGATCCTGGGGCCGCCCGTCAGGCGTGGTCGTGCCGAGATCGGCAATGACGCGGAACCGGCCACCAACGATGGGAAAGAACGCCAGCACGCCCTGCTTATGAAAAAAGATGCTCAACTCATCGGCCGGTAAATCTCCCTCCAGATAAAGATCGGCCAGCATCCAGTCATTCGGTTCGGCCGCGCCTGAGAAAGTAATGCCAAGTCCGTGCCGAACAGCACTGTGAGCACCATCGCAGCCAATGATCCAAGGCGTGTGAATTCGTTCTTCACTGCCGTCGGCATGACGCAAACGACTGCTGACACCCTGCTCATCGGCCGAGTAACCGATGAGCTCGGTTTGCCGCTCAATCTGCACTCCCAGTCGCGCGGCGTGCTCGGCCAGCAGTCGTTCGGTGTCGCATTGCGGCAGCATCAGAGCGTAGTTGTAAGGACTGTCCGCTTCGAACGAGACGTGTACCAGCTTTTCGCCGCCGCTGTACAGATTCGCACCGTGGGCTTGCAGTCCGGCGTCAACGAACGGCCGAACAGCCCCCATCGTGTCGAGCATCTCCATGCTGCGACTCCATACGACGAGCGCCTTCGACTTGTCGGAAGCGGTCGAGGCCTTATCAATCAGCCGACAGGTCAAGCCGTGCCGGGCCAACTCGGCCGCCATCGTCAGTCCCACCGGGCCGGCGCCCACGACCAAGGCATCAAGATTCTCGGCAGGCATCGAATGGCTCCTTCCAGGCAGTTGGGCTAGGGCTGCAAATGAATGACCGTACGATCATCGCCGCACAATGATGGTCGATGTTCGATCGTGATTTGCTCGTCAGCCGATAGGCCAATCGTTTGACCATCCAACAGCACCGGCCCACGATCGAGCAAATAATGCGCAAAATTATAGAGCCGATGGCTCAACTCATCCGGCGTCCAGTTGCAGTGCGAAACTTCAAGTTCCATTTGCTCGAACGCCGCCAGGCCGGTCGTGAAGCCAAACAGCGAGCCGTCCTCGTTGCGACCGAGGCGAATACTGATCCACAGATACAGCGGCAAACGCTCGCGCGTCATTTCCGCAGCCAGTTTGCGAAAAGCAGCTGGCTCATGCACCAGCCCTGCCTCGGGCCAGTAGATGCCGATCACCGACGGCAGTTCGCACAGTCCTGCCGCGGCCCGCGTCATGGTCATCCACATTTTCAGCCGATCGACGCGCATCGCGAATACTGTTACCAGCAAATGCGCCCGCTGCTTTTGCATCTTCGTAGCCGCTTCCGGCCAGAGCGGCGACGCAGCGACAGGCCCTGCGAGGTCCGCCCAGGGTATCGGCTTTGCTACTAGGCCGACTGCTACGTTGTACCCATCCAACTCGAACGTTACCGCCTTATCGTTGCGATCAAGTCGACTGATTGCACCCCACTCTCCCTGTGCCGAGGCAAAGGCCCGCTGCACTTCGTCGGCAGTCGGCAAGCGCTCGTCCGCAATCGCGATCATTGTCAGCGCGAATTCCATAACATCCCGTTCGGATTTGCGACGAAAAAGTAACTCGCAATCTTACTGCCGTCTGCGCTCCGCCGACTGCCGACTGTCTCAATACCACCGCCGCTTGTCGACGACGTTCAAAAGATCTTCGCCAGCAGCAAAGCGGCGCAGGTTGGCGAGCAGCACATGCAAGTGACGCTCGGCGATTTGCGGCGCCATACCAGCGACATGCGGCGTAACGATGACATTGTCGAATTGCCACAACGGATGATCCGGCGGCAGCGGTTCGATCTCGAAGACATCCAACGCAGCGCCGGCGATTTCACCGGCCGTGAGCGCCGCGCACAAATCATCCAGCCGCACGATCGCGCCGCGGCCGATGTTGATCAGATACGCACTCCGCTTCATTTGTTGAAACTGTACTCGACCGAATAGCCCCGCGGTCTCAGGCGTGTGCGGCGCCGCGATCACGACGTAATCACTCTCGGCCAGAAGTCGCGGCAGTTGGTCACTGGCCCATAGCGCGGACATGCCGGGAAGCAGCTCACCAGGCACCGGATCAACGGCCACCACGCGCATGTGGCAGGCCAGACCACGCGCGGCGATCTCGCGGCCAATCCCGCCAAAGCCAACCACGCCCAGCGTCTCGCCGGTCAATTGTCGATGTGTCAGGTCGATTGCTGTCTGCCGCCCGGCGCCGTATTGAAACCCGACGCGCGTCGTCTCACCCCCCACCGGCTCCCAACGCGCCGATTTCTGCTGGCGGATGTAGTGGTGCAGATTACGGGCAAAACAGGTGATGTACCCCAGCACCTGGTCGGCAATGCAGTCATTGAACAGCCCTCGCATGTTGGTGAGCACGGCCGGATGCTCGACAAGCTCGGGAAACAGGTAATGCTCCATGCTGGCCGTCGGGGCCTGGATCCAGCGAAGCTGCTTGGCTCGGGCCAGCAGCTCAGGCGTGATGCGTCCGAAAAAAGCATCAGCGTCGGCCATCTCGTCGCCCGCCGTGTTCTCGTCCGACGCATTGACGATCGTGGCGACGCCGGCCGTGGCGGCAATGATCTTCGCGGCACGCTCGTCTTCGACAGGCGGGTGGATGACAAGTTTCATCAGGCAGGGCTCAGGTGCGTTAGCGGATTGCTGCTTCCCGGCGGTCGCGGGCACGATATTGCTGAACGTGCCGATTGACTTCTATCGGTGCCAGCGGTGCTGGCTGGTTACCAATCTTGTGGGATGATTCTACCAATACAAAACGAATCAGCAGCGGCGCCTCGATTTCTCATCTTTCGCAGCTTCGCGCACATACCCGCAAATCGAGCCAGCTTGCTATCAAGCAAAGGCCGCAAAGTAGGCGGAAAGTCATGAAAAGCGCCTAACCGTCAAACTCGGCCCAAAGCGAAGCGTCCAATCTGCCGATCAATGACCCTGGAATCCGCACCCTCGGATTGCAGGGTTGCGCGACAAACTGCGGCGAGTATTCAAACTCCGCAGACTGTCGAAAAAGGGACAAACATGAATCAGCCTTTTATGACACAGCCATCGCGATCGCGGATGACCAATTGCATCTTGTTGGTCGCCGTGCTGGGCAGCATGCTCGGATTGAGCGGCTGTGCTCATATGTATGAAAATGTCGAGTTGGGGAAGACCTCGCTGCCCCCTAATTATCCGCACGAGTTCGAGGCGCCGGCAAATTACGGCTATTTCCCGACCCTGTGGCGCCCATGGCCAGGGGCGGAAGCCGTACCCGGCCAGACCGCGGCCAACAACAAGGAAGACGAACAGGTCGGAACTCCTGAGTCGACGGAAAACCTGCCCGAGCCCGGCACCGAACCCGGCGCCGAGAGCACGACCGAACCGGGCATGGAGAACATCTTCGACTTGCCAGAGAACGCGCCGGACATGCAGGGTGACGACCGTGGAGCAGCGGGCGAGGCTCCCGATGCCATGCTGCCCGACGACTTGATTCCTCCTGAGAATGGGCCTGCCAATCCGGACGAAGGAAAAGGCCCGAACGCTCCGGAAGAGGGCGAGACCATTCCCGACACATTGATTCCCGAGGCCGGCGCAACGCCTCCGCCCGAGACCAGCTTGCTCGAAGAACCGGCGAATCTCGAGGACATCACATTCGACGCTCCGCAAGGAAACCTGATTCCCGAAACGCCAGAACCGACTCTCGCCAAGCCGCGTCCCGGATTGATGATGCCAATCGAGCAGTCGCCACGTCCCGAAGGACGCGGGCGAGCCCCAATCGAAAATGCCATGCGGCCTGGCGTCCGCACCGGCGCCAAGGCGATGCTCATCGAACCGGAAAACGCGCTTCGCGAACTGTCCGGTGGCAAGATGAAAGCCGGCGCGATGCGTGATCCTTTCGCCGAGGGTCCGCAACTGGTGAGCGAACAGTCGGTCGACGTCGCCATGCCGACGATCATCGAGAACAAGCTGCCGCAGAGCGCCGAATCGACGCCGTGGCAAGCCGCGAAAAAAGGGAACGGCGTACGTCGCACCGCGACAACCGTCAGGGCGACCTCCGAAGGCGAAACGAGCGACTGGCGTCCGTCGCGGGCGCCTGCTACCGGCGATCGTGGCGCCGTCGCACAATCGACTCATCAACGTGCACGTGAGAACGCGTTACGACAAGTCGCGAGCCCGAAGTATCCCGAGCAACAGACGTCGTACTCGGAACCTGCGCCGCAAACGCCAACGCCGAAGCGACAGGTCGAATACACCTCGAGCGGATCGACGAACCCGCTACGCTAGTAGCGCAGAAAACACCCCCCGGCCAACTTCCCAAGGGGCCGGTTCTTCATAACGCCGCGACGTCCGATTGCCACGGTCGCGTCCTGCGATTCTTTGCCGCGCGTCGGCCTTCACGCCCCGCGTGTGGCCGTGGCCATCGGCCCAATCCGCTGCGTGTAACATCGCCCCAACTGCTCGCAATATGCCGATTTGCCGGGGATTTTGTCCCGTCGACGCCTGCTGGACAGTCGACGATGTTCATCGGCAATGATACAGTTAAGGGGAGAGAACCGGCCGGCCTGTACGGGCTGCGGGGCCGGCGAAATTCCCTGTCTTCAGGCGGTGGCCGTCCCGACTCGACAGGCGAGATGGTTCGGACGCACTATCGATTCCCGTCCCGAACCGCTGACACGGCGCGTAGACCGCGTCGTGGCTGATAGAGTGGGCTGCAGCGATTTCCGTCGCCGTTTTTCTAGCGAGCACGCGCCATGAAGCAGGACTCATCCGCCCTATCGAGCGCGATCCCTGACGAGCGCCTCGCCGAGGTCGAAGAACTGCGCGCACGAATCGCGGAACTCGAAGCCCAGGTCAACGACTATCGGCGTTTGGCCGAGCGGTTAGGTGAATTGCCCAAGGGGCGCGACGCGGAGGAACGGCCCTTCTTTCCCGCGCTTGCCGAAACCTTGGCCAAGACGCTGAACGCTAATTTCGTCGTCGTGGGTGAGCTTTGCGCAGGCAAGAACCTGATCCGTACGCCCGCGATTTTCGCACGCGGCGTCATCCTGGTCGGCGACGAATACGAATTGGCGGGCACGCCGTGCGAGAACGTCGTCGGCAAGCGCGATTGCGTCTACACCGAACGGGTTCGCGAAATTTTTCCCCAAGACAAAACCCTCGTCGAATGGGGTGTGGAAAGCTACGTCGGAACGCCCCTGTTCGACTCGCAGGGGGCACCGCTGGGCCTGCTGGCCGCGATGTGGTCGACGCCACTGGCAGACCCCGAGCCGGCGCGCACCATGCTGTCGCTGTTTGCCAACCGTGCCGCACGAGAGATCGAACGCGTCCGCGCGGACGAGGCGCTGCGCACGAGCGAAGCCCGCTTTCGTACGCTCTGCGAGGCATCTCCGATGGGGGTGTTCGAAAGCGACGAACGCGGCTTCTGCACGTACATCAGCACGCAGTGGGAGGAGTTAATGAAGCGACCGAACGAGCAACTGCTCGGCTTCGGTTGGTCGTCGTTCGTGCATCCTGACGATATTCAGCGAGCCAGGGCAGTGTGGCGCGAGGCTTCCAGCCAACGACGTCCTTATCTGGACGAATTCCGGATCGTGCTTGAGGACGGCGAGGTTCGCTGGGCACGAGCCATGGCCAAGCGCTTGGGCGATACCGAGCCGCCCAGCTACGTCGGCTGCGTCGAAGACGTCACCGATCGCAAGAATGCCGAACTGAATCAACGCGCCAGCGAGGAGCGGTTTCGCGCCTTTATGGACAACAGCCCGGCCATCGCCTTCATGAAGGACAGTGACGGTCGACGCGTATACGCCAATCTGCCGTACTTGAAACGCTTTCAGCGCGGCTCCGAAGACGTCATCGGCAAGACCGACTACGAAATGTTCGATGCCGACCTGGCGCGAAAGCTAGCGCTGAACGACGAGCGCGTGATGAGCCAAAACCGCTGCGTCCAAACAATCGAGGCCGTACCGACGGCTGACGGTGTGATGCATCACTGGTTGGTCTACAAGTTCCCGGTCGAAGCAGGATCGGGCGATCGTTATATCGGTGGCGTGGCCGTCGATATTACGGACCGACTGAATGCGGAAGAACGCCTACGCAAAGTGCTGGACGGACTCGAAAAGACCGTGGCCGAGCGGACCAGCAACCTGACGTCCGCCAATGCGAGGCTGCAACGCGAAATCCTCGAACGCGAGTCGGCTGACACGGCCCTGCAAGCAGAACAAATCTTGCTCCGCCGTTTGCTCTACCGCCAGGAAACCGATCGCAAGCTCATCGCGTACGAATTGCACGACGGGCCCGTCCAATACGTCACGGCGGCGCTGATGCATCTGGAGACGGCCCGCGATACGCTCGGAGGCGATGCGGTCACGACGAACGAGGCGTTTACCACAGCGCTCGAACTGTTACGCAATACAATTTCCGAATCGCGCCGCATGATCAACGGCCTGCAACCGATGCTGCTGGACGAGTCAGGGCTCGCGCCGGCAATCGAATGCTTGATTAACGACCACTATGATGCCCGGAAGATCACGTTCGAGCATCAGATGCGCACCGAACGTTTGACGCCGCTCATGGAAGGCATATTGTTTCGCATCTGCCAGGAAGCGCTCACCAACGCCACCAAGTACAGCCAATCGACGCAGATTCGCATCCGCCTGACGCAGGAACACGCCTGGGTGCGATTGGAGGTGGTGGATCAGGGTATCGGCTTCGATACCGAGCAGGCCGCGGCCGCCAATAGCTTCGGTTTGCGCGGCATTCGCGAGCGGGCGCGTTTACTGGGGGGACACGCCATGATCGACAGTGCCCCGGGACGCGGCACGCGCGTGGCGGTAGAATTACCCGTCACGGAAGTTTGATTTGCCTGTTGCCCGCCACCGGATTTCTCCCCCACTAGCTTCATGATGCGCCGTATTTACCTCGATAATGCCGCTACGAGCTGGCCCAAGCCCGAGGCTGTCTATCGCGCCGTCGAACACTATTTACGCGAGGTCGGCGCACCGGTCGGCCGGGGAGTATACAGCGAAGCGGTCGCGGCACAGTCGCTGGTCGACAGTGCGCGGCAAGCCATTGCCCGTTGGATCGGCGCGACTCAGGCGCGGAACGTCGTCTTCACGCTTAACGGTACCGATGCGCTGAACACCGCGATCCATGGGGCACTGGCCGACGGCGGTCACGTCGTCACGACCGTCGCTGAGCACAATTCCGTGCTGCGGCCGCTGGCCGCATTGCAAGAATCCGGCCGCGTTCAAGTCACGCGCGTGCCGTGCGACGGTTCGGGCGTGGTCGATCCGGCCGAAATTCGCCGCGCGCTGCGTCCTACCACGCGGCTCGTGGCCTTGGTCCATGCTTCGAACGTAACGGGAGTGATCCAGCCGGCCGCCGAAGTGGGACGACTGGTGCGCGAACATGGTGCATTGTTCTTGCTTGACGCGGCGCAGACCGTGGGAGAAATCGCGATCGACGTCCATCAGCTTCACGTCGATCTACTCGCCGCGCCAGGTCATAAAGGATTGCTGGGGCCGTTAGGGACAGGCTTCGTGTATATTCGTCCCGGAATCGAAGACCGCATTCCCGCCTTTCGGCAGGGGGGAACAGGCACGCATAGCGATCGTGATCGTCAGCCCCATGATCTGCCGCAAAAGTACGAGGCGGGGAACTTGAACGTGCCAGGCATCGCCGGACTGGGGGCCGGCCTGCAATGGCTGACCGAACATGGCATCGATTCCTTGCGCAGTAATGCGATTGCGCGGACGCGGCAGTTGATTGACGGGCTCTCCGAGATTAAGGGGGTTCGCCTCTACGGCCCGCGCTCGCCCGAGGCGCGCGTGGCCGTTGTCAGCATCTCGTTGGCCGGCTACGATCCGCAGGAATTGTCGGCAACGCTCGATTCGGCTTTCGGCGTGCAGGCGCGCGCCGGCTTGCATTGCGCTCCCTTGATGCATCGGATGCTGGGCACCTCGGCCGCCGGAGGGACCCTGCGCTTCAGCCCTGGCCCTTTGACCAGCAGTGAGGACATTCAGACCGCGATCGGCGCCGTGGCCGAAGTAGCGGCGCAATCACCTGTCGGGTAAAACGGCATAGCTGCGAACCGGCGCGGCTTTGCAGAACAGAACGGCGTGCCACGAGGGCGCCCGCGAATCGATTCGAGGACTGATGCAGATGGAAAAGAAGCCCTGGTACCGCGACGGATTGCGCTTCAAGTGTACGCAGTGTGGCAATTGCTGCACTGGCGCGCCTGGATACGTGTGGGTGAACAAAGAAGAGATTGCCGCCCTCGCGCGCCGCTTCAATGTCTCGGTCGAGGATTTCGAGCAGGACTACGTCCGCCAGGTCGGTATCCGCAAAAGCCTGATCGAATACGACAACGGCGATTGCGTTTTCTTCGACACCGAAGCACGCAAGTGCACCGTTTACGAAGACCGCCCACGACAGTGCCGCACCTGGCCGTTTTGGGAATCGAATGTGCGGACACCGGAAACGTGGCAAGAGACGTGCGAAGTCTGCCCGGGCAGCGGCGAGGGGAACCTGGTGCCGCTAGAAAAGATTCTCGAGCAATTGAAGGTCGTACGACTGTAGGTTTGCCGCGCCACAAAAAAAGCCGAACGCGCCGCGCGCCAGACGCGACACGTTCGAGCTAAAACGCCACCCGGTCATCTTCTTCACGGATTCGGTCGCTCAGCAGGAAGTGCTGGCCGCGCGGGGAGCGAGGGGCCGGGGTTCGGATTCGCCTGCGGCGGCACCGCTTGAACTGGCGCTGCTTGCGACGGCGCTGGCTGGGTTGGCACGACTTGAGGCGGGTTGGCCTGTTGCGCAGCGTTCAAGTCAGGTCGTTCGGTCGCCGCAGCGCCTCGCCCATCGCGCAGATTCGGGTCGACTGGCACTTGCGGCGGGTTACCAGGGACATTGCTATAGGCGCGACGCGTCCCCCGATACCCTGTGCGGTATTCAGTTCCCGCGGCGCCGGCCTGGTACGGCGACCATCGATTGTTATCGAAGTAGGTCCACGAT
It includes:
- a CDS encoding FAD-dependent monooxygenase, which translates into the protein MPAENLDALVVGAGPVGLTMAAELARHGLTCRLIDKASTASDKSKALVVWSRSMEMLDTMGAVRPFVDAGLQAHGANLYSGGEKLVHVSFEADSPYNYALMLPQCDTERLLAEHAARLGVQIERQTELIGYSADEQGVSSRLRHADGSEERIHTPWIIGCDGAHSAVRHGLGITFSGAAEPNDWMLADLYLEGDLPADELSIFFHKQGVLAFFPIVGGRFRVIADLGTTTPDGRPQDPTLEEVQQTVNERGPGGLTVSDPVWLAGFRINERMVEAYRHGRVFLAGDAAHIHSPAGGQGMNTGMQDAYNLAWKLALVQHGQGKDLLLDSYSQERTKVGRRVLKNATIMTKAGTLRSPMAQAVRDSLYRLFGSLQFVQSEISNTLSEFSINYRRGPITGEHSTIHAIHWFHSGGGVKAGDRAPDAELIDRATGQGTRLFDLFRSTEHVLLLVSGDAVRELDGLRQIKQQVTARFGSVIRSYIIAPRDMARVSPSAVEGAGYLCAGELRQQYGVHRDTLYLIRPDRYVGFRSQPAEGAELVKHLEKYLR
- a CDS encoding sialidase family protein encodes the protein MKRRSFLVLPFAMLAFVAISSQRSVAIEVENFDVYRVPGRFGGWPANHGIWSWGDEILVGFGAGYYKDLGFERHNIDHDRAEEHLLARSTDGGRTWKIENPAKQGVLIPVGKALHGVTPPGLVEKPWQDCPGGIDFTHPDFAMTLRMTDADVGPSRFHYSTDRGHTWQGPFRLALVDHPEINIAARTDYIVNSKDDCLLFLTAAKADREEGRVLCARTKDGGKTWRFISWIGPEPTGFSIMPSTIRLGPAELLTALRHHEGPKKWIDLYRSLDDGGSWQSAGIAAPDTGEGNPGAMLRLQDGRVCLTYGYRRPPYGMRAVLSKDGGRTWGKEIILRDDGGGRDVGYPRSVQRPDGRVVTIYYYHDQPKTDRYIAATIWNPDNAGN
- a CDS encoding MFS transporter codes for the protein MSSSTPKNRRDWGFMVRSLRHRNFALFFSGQLISLIGTWLSLVATSWLVYRMTRESQPEHAAMMLGVVNFAAQIPIFLLAPLAGVWLDRWNRHHVLLATQVLSMLQSFALAFLVLTDRTTLGQIIALNIFQGIVNALDIPTRQAFLVQMIDEPEDLSNAIALNSSMVQAARLVGPAVAGFLIYAFGEGLCFLIDGFSFLTVLAALWMMRIAPRPTVQKHMPVTAALWQGLVYAFGFAPIRALLAMVAVVSLMAMSQSVLMPIYANQIMGGGERTLGVLLGSAGLGALAGAIYLASRRSVLGLGRVIVYGSVGLGLAMLTLASSRHIAISIVALLVAGASLLVQAASSNTLLQTIVDEDKRGRVMSLFAMAFMGMAPFGSLLAGSVATEIGIRWTLAMAGVVCILAGLAFALHLRAIRPLIRPIYIAKGILPAVAADPQLPTDILADELAALGEVGTVSGKQSKQRGT
- a CDS encoding NAD(P)-dependent oxidoreductase encodes the protein MPSLRGKTMFITGASRGIGKAIALRAARDGANIVIAAKTVEPHPKLAGTIFTAAKEIEEAGGQALALQVDVRQEEQVAEAVEQAVKKFGGIDMLVNNASAISLTPTTATPMKRYDLMHQVNIRGTFLCSQKCIPYLAKSDNAHILNLAPPLNMEAKWFAGHVAYTMSKFGMSMCVLGMSAELAEQGIAANALWPRTVIWTAAVENLLAPHARPHCRKPEIMADAAYAILSSDSRKCTGNFFIDEDLLRERGVTDFDQYATEPGQELQPDFFID
- a CDS encoding DUF4261 domain-containing protein, with the translated sequence MEFALTMIAIADERLPTADEVQRAFASAQGEWGAISRLDRNDKAVTFELDGYNVAVGLVAKPIPWADLAGPVAASPLWPEAATKMQKQRAHLLVTVFAMRVDRLKMWMTMTRAAAGLCELPSVIGIYWPEAGLVHEPAAFRKLAAEMTRERLPLYLWISIRLGRNEDGSLFGFTTGLAAFEQMELEVSHCNWTPDELSHRLYNFAHYLLDRGPVLLDGQTIGLSADEQITIEHRPSLCGDDRTVIHLQP
- a CDS encoding D-2-hydroxyacid dehydrogenase, which gives rise to MKLVIHPPVEDERAAKIIAATAGVATIVNASDENTAGDEMADADAFFGRITPELLARAKQLRWIQAPTASMEHYLFPELVEHPAVLTNMRGLFNDCIADQVLGYITCFARNLHHYIRQQKSARWEPVGGETTRVGFQYGAGRQTAIDLTHRQLTGETLGVVGFGGIGREIAARGLACHMRVVAVDPVPGELLPGMSALWASDQLPRLLAESDYVVIAAPHTPETAGLFGRVQFQQMKRSAYLINIGRGAIVRLDDLCAALTAGEIAGAALDVFEIEPLPPDHPLWQFDNVIVTPHVAGMAPQIAERHLHVLLANLRRFAAGEDLLNVVDKRRWY